Part of the Chitinophagaceae bacterium genome, TAGATATTCTTATCGCAACCATTGCTCTCATTCTTCTTTCCCCCATTCTAATTCCATCCATCATTATATTACGCTTACCGGTGGCTACGAGGTTTTTATTTTCAGAAAGGGTTGGCTATAAGAACCGTCTTTTCAATATCTGGAAGTTTGCCACCGTAAAGAACAGTCCGAATATCGGGACGGAGGAGATCACGTTGCGCAACTTGATCCCCGGGTAACTCCTTTTGGGAAGCTGTTACGCATGACTTAAGTAAATGAACTGCCACAGATCATAAATGTATTTACAGGGGATATGAGCATTGTAGGTCCGGGCCGTTGATGGAAGTAGTTTTAGCTCCATCCCGAAGAGGTGCAGAAACGGATCTACCACCTTAAGCCGGGCATGACGGGTATCGGCTCACTCATTTTCAG contains:
- a CDS encoding sugar transferase, whose amino-acid sequence is MPQIINVFTGDMSIVGPGR
- a CDS encoding sugar transferase, which codes for MINKSMYNFIKRIIDILIATIALILLSPILIPSIIILRLPVATRFLFSERVGYKNRLFNIWKFATVKNSPNIGTEEITLRNLIPG